From a region of the Spirochaetota bacterium genome:
- a CDS encoding cation transporter: MDNNKKKSRVAILSVASNSSLVVMKLTIGLLINSVSVISEAIHSAVDLVAAIIAFFAVRTSGKPEDHRHAFGHGKIENISGTIEALLIFFAAGWIIYEAVEKLKHPQQLEQAGWGVLVMTISVAANFFVSHMLFKVGNETDSIALKADAWHLRTDVWTSFGVMAGLLIYWAGRLLFPHVDLHWIDPIAAILVAFLIVKAAYDLTRESVRDLLDARLSMEDEALIDRYVTEQHPRVLSYHKLRTRKSGSQRFYEFHLVVTPEMSVQESHEIGDRIVARVKEHYPDAKVVIHVEPCDDRCTDECLENCGKIE, from the coding sequence ATGGATAACAATAAAAAGAAATCACGAGTCGCCATTCTTTCCGTCGCATCCAACAGCTCGCTGGTGGTGATGAAACTCACCATCGGCCTCCTCATCAATTCCGTATCCGTCATTTCAGAGGCCATTCACTCCGCCGTTGACCTTGTTGCCGCCATCATTGCTTTTTTTGCCGTTCGCACATCGGGCAAGCCGGAGGACCACCGCCATGCCTTCGGCCACGGCAAGATAGAGAACATTTCGGGCACCATCGAGGCCCTGCTGATCTTTTTCGCCGCAGGATGGATCATCTACGAGGCGGTCGAAAAGCTGAAGCATCCCCAGCAACTGGAACAGGCCGGATGGGGTGTCCTGGTAATGACGATATCGGTGGCGGCGAACTTTTTCGTCTCCCACATGCTATTCAAAGTCGGCAACGAGACCGATTCCATCGCCCTCAAGGCCGACGCCTGGCACCTTCGCACCGACGTGTGGACCTCCTTCGGGGTCATGGCGGGACTTCTCATTTACTGGGCGGGAAGGCTCCTGTTTCCACACGTCGACCTCCATTGGATCGACCCCATTGCGGCCATCCTCGTGGCCTTCCTCATCGTCAAGGCCGCCTATGACCTCACCCGCGAATCTGTGCGCGACCTCCTTGACGCGCGCCTCTCCATGGAGGACGAGGCCCTGATCGACCGCTACGTCACGGAGCAGCACCCCCGCGTCCTGAGCTATCACAAGCTCAGGACCAGGAAATCGGGTTCGCAGCGATTCTACGAATTCCACCTGGTGGTGACGCCTGAAATGAGCGTGCAGGAGTCCCACGAGATCGGAGACCGCATCGTGGCCAGGGTCAAGGAGCACTATCCCGACGCCAAGGTCGTCATCCACGTCGAGCCGTGCGACGACAGGTGCACCGACGAGTGTTTGGAGAATTGCGGAAAGATCGAGTAG
- the glgX gene encoding glycogen debranching protein GlgX, with amino-acid sequence MAAPLSHNTKRKLTPGRFYPLGATLQEYGVNFALFSQDAQEVFLLLFDRPDGDPTDVVRIENRDRFIWHVFVHDIKEGQLYGYKVRGEFNPAWGLRFNESKLLLDPYAKAVSGKCRNDDNLLLAYNINAREKDLSMDTRDSTRVMPKGVVVGDVFDWQGDRPPDLVLNDLVIYEVHAKGFTAHASSGVKNPGTYLGFIEKIPYLKELGVNAVELLPVHEYYVEDFLIKKGLTNYWGYNTIGFFAPESSYGTGVSSGCQVREFKTMVRELHRAGIEVILDVVYNHTAEGNELGPTISFKGIDNRNYYILTGVHGAPGRYYMNYTGCGNSMNLSSTPVIRFVLDSLRYWVEVMHVDGFRFDLASVLGREEGYFRAGASFFDAVSQDPVLNRIKLIAEPWDIGTYQVGNFPVDWSEWNGRYRDTVRKFVKGDAGQLRELGWRITGSADMYADDGRTAYNSVNFITCHDGFTLCDLVSYDGKHNEANLENNSDGSNDNNSWNCGWEGETDNPDIMALRRRQVKNFFCHLLFSQGTPMVLGGDEFMRTQKGSNNAYCQDNDISWYDWTLASKNGDILGFVKKAIAFRHRYPILRSRKYLSGTDSDSDGMPDISWFGLGLDRPGWDYSEARVICYMLDGGEVKSDLGDYLLFFMLNADHNSHDVMVPKVSGMKWRRVVDTSLKAGDDFLEPGSEAPIDPQDHYIVNGRSTVVLLAR; translated from the coding sequence ATGGCAGCACCGTTATCGCATAATACCAAAAGAAAGCTTACTCCGGGCAGGTTCTATCCCCTGGGCGCCACCCTTCAGGAATATGGCGTCAATTTCGCGCTTTTTTCACAGGACGCGCAGGAGGTCTTCCTGCTCCTCTTCGACAGGCCTGACGGTGACCCCACCGACGTTGTCAGGATCGAAAACAGGGACCGCTTTATCTGGCACGTTTTTGTCCACGACATTAAAGAGGGCCAGCTCTACGGATACAAGGTAAGGGGAGAATTCAATCCCGCCTGGGGGTTACGCTTTAACGAGAGCAAACTCCTCCTTGATCCCTACGCGAAAGCCGTCAGCGGCAAATGCCGCAACGACGACAATCTTCTCCTCGCCTATAATATCAACGCCCGGGAGAAAGATCTTTCCATGGACACGCGGGACAGCACACGGGTCATGCCGAAGGGCGTTGTCGTTGGCGATGTCTTTGACTGGCAGGGTGACAGGCCACCGGACCTGGTGTTGAACGACCTGGTCATATACGAGGTCCACGCCAAGGGCTTCACGGCCCACGCGAGCTCCGGGGTGAAGAATCCCGGCACCTACCTTGGTTTCATCGAAAAAATTCCATACCTGAAGGAGCTCGGCGTCAACGCGGTGGAGCTCCTGCCCGTTCACGAGTATTACGTGGAGGACTTCCTCATAAAGAAGGGCCTTACCAATTACTGGGGATACAACACCATCGGTTTCTTCGCGCCGGAGTCCTCCTACGGGACAGGCGTGTCCTCTGGCTGCCAGGTGCGCGAATTCAAGACCATGGTGCGGGAGCTGCACCGGGCCGGCATCGAGGTGATCCTTGACGTGGTCTACAACCATACGGCCGAGGGAAACGAGCTGGGGCCCACCATCAGCTTCAAGGGCATCGATAACAGGAATTACTATATCCTGACCGGGGTGCACGGCGCCCCCGGCCGGTATTACATGAACTACACCGGGTGCGGCAACAGCATGAACCTGTCCAGCACGCCGGTCATACGCTTCGTCCTCGACTCGCTGCGCTACTGGGTGGAGGTGATGCACGTGGACGGGTTCCGCTTCGACCTGGCGTCGGTGCTGGGGCGCGAGGAGGGGTACTTCCGGGCCGGCGCGTCCTTCTTCGACGCGGTTTCCCAGGACCCGGTGCTGAACAGGATCAAGCTCATCGCGGAACCGTGGGATATCGGCACCTACCAGGTGGGGAACTTCCCCGTGGATTGGTCCGAATGGAACGGGAGGTACCGGGACACGGTGCGGAAGTTCGTCAAGGGCGACGCCGGGCAGCTCCGCGAGCTGGGATGGCGCATCACCGGGTCGGCCGACATGTACGCGGACGACGGCAGGACCGCGTACAACTCGGTGAACTTCATCACCTGCCATGACGGCTTCACCCTGTGCGACCTGGTCTCCTATGACGGCAAGCACAACGAGGCAAACCTGGAGAACAACAGCGACGGGTCCAACGACAACAATTCCTGGAACTGCGGCTGGGAGGGCGAGACGGATAATCCCGATATCATGGCCCTGCGCAGGCGGCAGGTGAAGAACTTTTTCTGCCACCTTCTTTTCTCTCAGGGGACGCCGATGGTGCTGGGCGGGGACGAGTTCATGCGCACCCAGAAGGGAAGCAACAACGCCTACTGCCAGGACAACGACATCAGCTGGTACGACTGGACCCTGGCGTCGAAGAATGGCGATATCCTCGGGTTCGTGAAAAAGGCCATAGCCTTCCGCCACCGCTACCCGATCCTCCGGAGCCGCAAGTACCTCTCAGGTACCGATTCCGATTCGGATGGCATGCCCGATATCTCCTGGTTCGGCCTTGGCCTGGACCGGCCCGGCTGGGACTATTCGGAAGCCCGCGTGATCTGCTACATGCTGGACGGCGGCGAGGTGAAATCAGACCTCGGCGACTACCTGCTGTTCTTCATGCTGAACGCCGACCACAATTCCCACGACGTCATGGTACCGAAGGTCTCAGGCATGAAATGGAGGAGGGTGGTGGATACCAGCCTGAAAGCCGGTGATGATTTTCTCGAGCCGGGATCAGAGGCTCCCATCGATCCTCAGGACCATTACATCGTCAATGGCCGGAGCACGGTGGTTCTTCTGGCGCGGTAA